The Roseovarius indicus genome has a segment encoding these proteins:
- a CDS encoding STAS domain-containing protein gives MELDSSKLNGVQVISVKADRIDSAAAIRFKDAVRAAVDDTTPRVVLDLGQVTFVDSSGLGAIVAVMKFLGPERKLDLAGLTPDVDKVFRLTRMDTVFGIYGDVDSATRRAAG, from the coding sequence ATGGAACTCGACAGCAGCAAACTGAACGGTGTTCAGGTTATTTCGGTCAAGGCGGACCGGATCGATTCGGCAGCGGCCATCCGGTTCAAGGATGCGGTGCGCGCGGCGGTGGATGATACGACCCCGCGCGTGGTGCTGGACCTTGGACAGGTGACCTTCGTCGATTCGAGCGGTCTTGGCGCCATCGTGGCGGTGATGAAGTTCCTGGGGCCCGAGCGCAAGCTTGACCTTGCCGGGCTGACGCCGGACGTGGACAAGGTGTTCCGGCTGACGCGGATGGATACGGTTTTCGGGATATACGGGGATGTCGATAGTGCAACGCGCCGCGCGGCCGGGTGA